The following proteins are co-located in the Nitrospirota bacterium genome:
- a CDS encoding TlpA disulfide reductase family protein — MPMHKPEHSGTGETSNPGVSREPRSSRMGIVLVGAAILAVVFGIVWMQSAQYELLTVGKAAPDFALTDLNDKPQRLSDFRGKVVFLNFWATWCKPCREEMPSMEVLHKNFEKDGLVVLAVSIDRVTTTKDIPPFIKGMNLTFPVLIDSWGKTDKPYKRMGVPETFIIDQQGVIREIVIGPRDWTRLESLQVLTKLLNVTPKAADTQSLDGGARKG, encoded by the coding sequence ATGCCTATGCATAAGCCCGAGCACAGCGGGACAGGCGAGACGAGCAACCCTGGCGTTTCTCGCGAGCCCCGCTCGTCGCGCATGGGAATCGTGCTGGTCGGTGCAGCCATTCTCGCGGTGGTGTTCGGTATTGTCTGGATGCAGAGCGCCCAGTATGAGCTGCTGACGGTGGGGAAGGCGGCGCCTGATTTTGCCCTGACCGATCTGAACGACAAGCCCCAGCGGCTCTCGGACTTTCGAGGCAAGGTGGTATTTCTGAATTTTTGGGCGACCTGGTGCAAACCCTGCCGTGAAGAAATGCCTTCGATGGAAGTGCTCCACAAGAACTTCGAGAAGGACGGCCTGGTGGTTCTGGCGGTCAGCATCGATCGCGTGACGACGACCAAAGACATCCCTCCGTTCATCAAGGGCATGAATCTGACCTTCCCTGTCTTGATCGATTCCTGGGGAAAGACCGATAAGCCCTATAAACGCATGGGTGTCCCTGAAACGTTTATCATCGACCAGCAGGGCGTCATTCGAGAGATTGTGATCGGGCCGCGGGATTGGACAAGACTCGAGAGCCTGCAAGTGTTGACCAAGTTGCTCAATGTGACTCCCAAAGCCGCTGATACTCAGTCATTGGACGGTGGAGCGAGGAAGGGATGA
- a CDS encoding cytochrome c biogenesis protein ResB, with amino-acid sequence MNGQSDAIPEQQSPRSPAPRLGWEEFSRELVEFFASIKLAMFLFLFIAITATIGTVIQQNERPESYIQEYGENTYRWFLRLGFIDVYHTWWFTSLLGLLCVNSLTCFYKRFPGVWRSMKQDRVSVSLDFVKGMKQQAEVSIASSKEVVSQQLAQHFIEKGYKVLAKNDPGEVTIYATKGVLGRVGAHMAHLSATVIIVGGLIGTYYGFQEFGVCLEGQTYHIPRGNFDIKVDKFWIDYHENGSVKSYNSTLTVIDGGKSAVTKTISVNDPLVYKGIWFYQSSYGDSWDQVEVARVNIKDKATDKVLKTVDLEWHKEQAVADLDLKLSITDFVADFAFNSTEKKVFSKTVEHANPAIRLAVNERSSVQSTPWVFYQFPDLFDIKESKYQFELVAYKPKKFTGLQIAKNPGINIVWTGSTMIVVGITLSSFIFHRRIWMKIVPAPEGVTVYVGGTTHKSQIDFQREFRKLTDKLRTFSASPV; translated from the coding sequence ATGAATGGTCAGTCGGACGCGATTCCCGAACAGCAGAGTCCCCGATCCCCCGCTCCCAGGCTGGGATGGGAGGAGTTCTCCCGCGAACTCGTCGAGTTCTTCGCCTCGATCAAGCTGGCGATGTTTCTCTTTCTCTTCATTGCCATCACTGCGACGATCGGGACGGTCATCCAACAGAACGAACGGCCAGAATCCTATATTCAAGAGTACGGAGAGAATACCTATCGGTGGTTTCTCCGGCTGGGGTTCATCGACGTCTATCACACCTGGTGGTTTACCAGTCTCCTCGGACTCCTTTGTGTCAACTCGCTCACCTGTTTCTATAAACGGTTCCCCGGTGTCTGGCGGTCGATGAAACAAGACCGGGTCAGCGTCTCGCTGGACTTTGTGAAGGGGATGAAGCAGCAGGCCGAGGTCTCGATCGCAAGCAGCAAGGAAGTCGTGTCCCAGCAGTTGGCCCAACATTTTATCGAAAAGGGCTACAAGGTCCTGGCGAAAAATGACCCGGGGGAAGTGACGATCTATGCGACGAAGGGGGTCCTGGGACGCGTCGGCGCGCATATGGCGCATTTGAGTGCGACCGTGATCATCGTCGGCGGCCTGATCGGCACCTATTACGGCTTTCAGGAATTCGGGGTCTGTCTCGAAGGGCAGACCTATCATATCCCGCGGGGGAACTTCGACATCAAGGTCGATAAATTCTGGATCGACTATCATGAGAACGGGTCCGTGAAGTCCTACAACAGTACCCTGACGGTCATCGACGGGGGCAAGTCGGCTGTCACCAAGACCATCTCGGTCAACGATCCCCTCGTCTACAAAGGCATTTGGTTCTATCAGTCCAGTTACGGGGATTCCTGGGATCAGGTCGAAGTGGCGCGGGTCAACATTAAGGATAAAGCGACGGACAAGGTCCTCAAGACCGTCGATCTTGAGTGGCACAAGGAGCAGGCGGTTGCCGATCTCGACCTGAAGTTATCGATCACCGATTTCGTGGCGGACTTTGCCTTCAACTCGACGGAGAAGAAGGTATTTTCCAAGACCGTGGAACATGCGAATCCTGCAATCAGATTGGCGGTGAATGAGCGGAGCTCGGTCCAGTCGACGCCCTGGGTGTTCTATCAGTTCCCGGACCTCTTCGATATTAAAGAGTCGAAATACCAGTTCGAATTGGTGGCGTACAAGCCGAAGAAGTTTACCGGTCTTCAGATCGCTAAGAATCCCGGGATCAATATCGTCTGGACCGGCTCGACCATGATTGTGGTGGGGATTACCCTCTCGTCCTTTATCTTCCACCGCCGGATCTGGATGAAGATCGTTCCGGCTCCGGAGGGGGTGACGGTGTATGTCGGCGGCACGACACACAAGAGCCAGATCGACTTTCAGCGGGAGTTTCGAAAGTTGACGGACAAACTCCGCACCTTCTCGGCCTCTCCGGTATGA
- the ahcY gene encoding adenosylhomocysteinase, whose protein sequence is MEYDVKDMKLADQGKLKIEWAEATMPVLRLIKQRFLRQQPFKGLRMTACLHVTTETANLMKTLKAGGADVRLCASNPLSTQDEVAAALVKHDGIPTFAIKGEDNQTYYKHIQSAIAHKPQITMDDGADVVSLIHSKRKDLLKYVIGGTEETTTGVIRLRSMAAKKVLKFPVISVNDADTKHLFDNRYGTGQSTIDGIIRATNRLICGTTFVVAGYGWCGRGIAMRAKGMGADVVVTEIDPVKAIEAVMDGFRVMPMEKAALIGDFFVTVTGNLKVIRREHFAAMKEGAIVCNSGHFNVELDIPALEKLSKRKRLIRPGVEQFTLKTGHRVSLLGEGRLVNLATAEGHPSSVMDMSFANQALGAEYLVKNYKKLEKKVYPVPPVIDKEIARLKLAGMGMKIDTLTKEQMKYLASWEMGT, encoded by the coding sequence GTGGAATACGACGTGAAGGATATGAAGTTAGCAGACCAGGGTAAACTCAAGATCGAATGGGCCGAAGCCACCATGCCGGTCCTCCGCCTCATCAAGCAACGCTTTCTTCGACAGCAGCCCTTCAAGGGCCTGCGCATGACCGCGTGCCTCCACGTGACGACCGAAACCGCCAATTTAATGAAAACACTCAAGGCCGGGGGAGCCGATGTGCGGCTTTGCGCCTCCAATCCGCTGAGTACGCAGGATGAAGTTGCGGCGGCGCTCGTCAAACATGACGGCATCCCGACATTCGCCATTAAGGGCGAAGACAACCAGACCTACTATAAGCACATCCAATCGGCGATCGCCCACAAGCCGCAAATCACGATGGACGACGGAGCCGATGTCGTCTCGCTCATCCATTCCAAGCGGAAGGATTTGCTCAAGTACGTGATCGGCGGCACGGAAGAGACCACCACCGGCGTCATTCGACTCCGCAGCATGGCCGCGAAGAAAGTGCTGAAGTTCCCCGTCATCTCGGTGAACGACGCCGACACGAAGCACCTGTTCGACAACCGCTACGGGACCGGCCAGAGCACGATCGACGGGATCATCCGCGCCACGAACCGCCTGATCTGCGGCACCACGTTCGTCGTCGCCGGCTACGGCTGGTGCGGGAGAGGGATCGCCATGCGCGCCAAGGGCATGGGCGCCGATGTCGTGGTCACCGAGATCGATCCGGTCAAGGCGATTGAAGCGGTCATGGACGGGTTCCGTGTCATGCCGATGGAGAAGGCTGCGCTGATCGGAGATTTCTTCGTCACGGTCACAGGCAATCTGAAAGTCATTCGCCGCGAGCACTTCGCCGCCATGAAGGAAGGGGCCATCGTCTGCAACTCAGGCCACTTCAACGTCGAGCTGGATATTCCGGCCTTGGAAAAATTGAGCAAGAGAAAACGCCTCATCAGACCTGGCGTCGAACAATTCACGCTGAAGACGGGCCACCGGGTCAGCCTGCTCGGCGAGGGACGGCTCGTGAACCTGGCGACGGCCGAGGGCCATCCTTCCAGCGTCATGGACATGAGCTTCGCCAACCAGGCGCTCGGAGCGGAATACCTGGTGAAGAACTACAAGAAGCTGGAGAAGAAGGTTTATCCTGTTCCGCCGGTGATCGATAAAGAAATCGCCAGGCTCAAACTCGCCGGCATGGGGATGAAAATCGATACGCTGACGAAGGAGCAGATGAAGTATCTGGCCAGTTGGGAGATGGGGACATAG
- the metK gene encoding methionine adenosyltransferase gives MRTNYLFTSESVTEGHPDKIADQISDGILDAIIAKDKFARVACETILTTGIAFVAGEISTKAYVEIPDIIREVIKDVGYCDASWGFDYHTCSVLTAIHQQSGDISMGVDSGGAGDQGLMFGFASDETSELMPMPIVLAHRLTKRLAEVRKKNILPWVRPDGKSQVTVEYKNGKPVRIDTIVVSTQHSPDVTNKQIERDIMEKVIRPMMPKGLYDPTSVKHHINPTGRFVVGGPMGDTGLTGRKIIVDTYGGHGSHGGGCFSGKDPTKVDRSASYMARYIAKNIVAAGLARKCEVQLAYAIGVADPVSVLVDTMDTEKVAVENLDKLVRKHFPLTPRGIIDHLKLRRPIFRKTASYGHFGRSEPEFTWEKTDKAKLLRKDAGL, from the coding sequence ATGAGAACTAACTACCTGTTCACATCAGAGTCTGTGACAGAAGGACATCCCGATAAGATCGCCGACCAGATCTCCGACGGAATCCTGGATGCGATCATCGCAAAAGATAAGTTTGCCAGAGTCGCCTGCGAGACAATACTGACCACCGGCATTGCCTTCGTGGCCGGTGAAATCTCCACCAAGGCCTATGTCGAGATTCCCGATATCATTCGCGAAGTCATCAAAGACGTCGGCTACTGCGACGCCTCCTGGGGATTCGACTACCACACCTGTTCCGTTCTCACCGCCATTCACCAGCAATCGGGCGACATCTCCATGGGCGTGGATTCCGGCGGCGCCGGCGACCAGGGACTGATGTTCGGCTTTGCCAGCGACGAGACCTCCGAACTCATGCCCATGCCGATCGTCCTCGCCCATCGGCTCACCAAGCGGCTGGCCGAAGTCCGGAAGAAGAACATCCTCCCCTGGGTCCGCCCCGACGGCAAATCCCAAGTGACCGTGGAGTACAAGAACGGCAAACCGGTGCGGATCGACACCATCGTCGTATCGACCCAGCATAGCCCCGACGTGACCAACAAGCAGATCGAGCGCGACATCATGGAGAAAGTCATCCGGCCCATGATGCCGAAAGGGCTCTATGACCCGACTAGCGTGAAACACCACATCAATCCTACCGGCCGCTTCGTGGTCGGCGGTCCGATGGGCGACACAGGGCTGACGGGCCGCAAGATCATCGTCGACACCTACGGCGGTCACGGTAGCCATGGAGGCGGCTGCTTCTCCGGCAAGGATCCCACGAAGGTAGACCGATCGGCCTCATATATGGCCCGCTACATCGCGAAAAACATCGTCGCCGCCGGGCTGGCGAGAAAATGCGAAGTGCAGCTCGCCTATGCCATCGGCGTCGCCGACCCCGTCTCAGTGCTGGTCGACACGATGGACACGGAAAAGGTGGCGGTCGAGAATCTGGACAAGCTTGTGCGGAAGCACTTCCCCTTGACCCCGCGCGGCATCATCGACCATCTCAAGCTCCGCCGACCGATCTTCCGAAAGACGGCATCATACGGGCACTTCGGTCGGAGCGAACCGGAGTTCACCTGGGAAAAGACCGACAAGGCCAAACTCTTGCGCAAAGACGCAGGCCTGTAA
- the ccsB gene encoding c-type cytochrome biogenesis protein CcsB translates to MMVRSLFLFDMTFWLYLAALTLYIAYLFARRPAMALAPAGHSADNFDERDGAWATQLGQIATLITVFGWIVNTGALFTRAFERMQTSGTFAPWSNQFEAMAYVSWAIILGYVLLELRYKIKAIGAFVVGIGFIAMGAASLLPYRYQTAEPLVPALNSYWIYIHVSITLTSYAAFAMAGGLGVMYLFKERAERRGSTSRFYAAFPDLETIDELGYKAITVGFPLLAFGIILGAMWANYAWGGYWSWDPKETWSLIVWLIYGAYIHARMTRGWEGHRAAVYAIFGFLMVVFCFWGVNFLLSGLHAYA, encoded by the coding sequence ATGATGGTCCGATCCCTGTTCCTATTCGACATGACGTTTTGGCTCTATCTTGCCGCGCTGACCCTCTACATTGCCTATCTATTTGCGCGACGTCCGGCGATGGCCCTGGCTCCTGCCGGTCATTCAGCGGATAACTTCGATGAACGAGACGGAGCCTGGGCCACGCAGTTGGGCCAGATCGCCACGTTGATTACGGTGTTCGGTTGGATCGTGAATACCGGCGCCCTGTTCACGCGGGCCTTCGAACGGATGCAGACCTCAGGGACCTTTGCGCCCTGGTCCAATCAGTTCGAGGCCATGGCCTATGTGTCCTGGGCAATTATTCTGGGCTATGTGCTCTTGGAGCTGCGCTACAAGATCAAAGCCATTGGCGCCTTTGTGGTGGGGATCGGGTTTATTGCCATGGGTGCGGCTTCGCTGTTGCCCTATCGATACCAGACGGCAGAACCTCTCGTGCCGGCGCTGAATAGCTATTGGATTTACATCCATGTGTCGATCACGTTGACCAGCTATGCGGCCTTTGCAATGGCCGGGGGCCTGGGCGTGATGTACCTCTTTAAGGAGCGGGCGGAACGACGGGGGAGCACTTCCCGCTTCTACGCCGCCTTTCCGGATCTCGAGACCATCGATGAGTTAGGCTACAAAGCCATTACGGTGGGCTTCCCCTTGCTGGCCTTCGGCATTATTCTCGGGGCGATGTGGGCCAACTATGCGTGGGGCGGGTATTGGAGCTGGGATCCGAAAGAGACCTGGTCGCTGATCGTCTGGCTGATCTATGGAGCTTACATCCATGCCAGGATGACGCGCGGGTGGGAGGGGCACCGTGCCGCCGTGTATGCGATCTTCGGCTTCTTGATGGTCGTCTTTTGTTTCTGGGGCGTGAACTTCTTGCTGTCAGGCCTCCATGCCTATGCATAA